The genomic stretch TTGTGATAAATATTCTGCAAGTTAGAAAGTTCTTTCAGCTTCTCTACTTCCTTTTTATCAATATAACTTTGCTTATCTGCATTACCCTAACTATACTTTTCTATAGTATCATTATTTTCCAATACTTGTAAAGCAATCTGCATGATTTTTATTCTTTTGTCCATTTATTCCATAGTTCACAGACTCAGATAAGCCCATCCTTTCTGCCCTTATCTACCGCCAGCATCCGGGAGGAAACCCCTAATTTACCATATATACTGAGCACATGAGTCTTGACTGTAGCTTGAGAAATACAGAGTTTTTCTGCAATTTCACGATTTGTAATACCCTTCGCCAGTTCCTTTAACACCTCATATTCACGGGCAGACAGCAATTCTGATTTACTTGTCTCTAAGCCCTGACCCTCACAAATCCCAATGGTATCTCTAAGAAACTCCATTTCCTGAGGACTCATCAGATTTCTTTTCCCAGCTTGGGCAGATAGTTCTCTAAGCACCGGTAAAAGTGTTTTCCGGTCGAGATAAAAAGGCATCAGAATACGGTCTTCCCTGGCATAATGCAAGGCCTCCAGCAGTAAATTATTTATTTCACGCTGGCTTCCAGTTTTATTCTCTCCCTGTAACAGCATATATATTTTAACAATACCGGCTTCTACAAGTCGGAGCTTATTATGCTGCAGTCTGGAAAAGGTCAGCACATCATCTGTTTCTTGAAAGGCTTCTTCTGTTTCACCCCGCTTAAAAAGCAGACGTGCTCGCAGTATTCTCATAAAAGGTTGTATTCTGTAATTCTCTGCAGTTTCAAGCTCCTTCAGAAAATTATTGCCAAGAATGTCTGAAAGCTTTTCCGTACACTCAAGCTCATAAATCAAACGCGCCAGAGTTAGTATGCTGTAGTTTGAATATTCGGATATCATGTTCTCAACATAGGAAGCTGCCGTATCATTCTCACCACACAGAAAACTCATTTCAGCCAGATGGTAAATCAATGTTATGTCTGTAAGATCAATACGAATATGCTGTTTTTCCAGCAGGACTCTGGCTTGTTCCAGTATATCCTTTGCCTTATCAAGCTCCATTCTTCGTAAATAAACACCTGCCAAACCAAAATGATAATTGGTTTCTACACACATTAACATCTCAAGTGATTTTAGCTTTTCTTTTGATTTGGCATAACAGAGCAGGCTGTCATTAAGCCGACCTACCTCTTCATAGACCTGCCCTAATTGATTGTAAGCAAAAAAGCTTATAAAAGCATTGGAATCGGCTGTTTTTAGTCCTTTTAAGATACACTTCTCTGCCTCCTCATATTTCATAACTTCTACAAGTGCTGCGGCATTTTCAATCAATAACATAGCTTTCGCCACAGGTCCAAAAGGAATATGCTCGATTTGCTCGGCAGTCAGTGCAGTATATTGAGGTAAAACTCCATCTCCCTGTTTAAAATATACCTCTGCAAAGCTTACAATATTGAATAAATCGGAATCCCCGTACAATTCTCTGTATTTATCGTAGATCATACGGCAGCGTTCAAGGTTTAGGTTACCGATATTATAGATAAAACACTGAGCAGTGAGGTCCGCATCCTTAGCTAAAAGTTCCAGAGGTACCTGATTAAGATAATTCCAGGCTTCCAGCTTCCCCTCCATCAATCTTGCTACTCGCAGTGCCTCAGGATAATTACCTGCCTCACAGTACTCCCGTAATGCTTCCTCATAATCCCCTTTTTCTAAAAAGGCCTGGGCAGTTGTTTGGTATAGCCTGGCTTTCTGCTCTTCGGAAAGACTATGGAACTGCTGCGTCAGATATTCCGACAGAATATTGTGATAACGGTATACGCCCCTCTCATCATCCAGACAGATAACAAATAGATTCTTTTCAATCAAACCCTCCATCATCTGTTTAAACTCTGGCTCAGCAAAATTTGGGAACAGCTTACTGCATATTTCTGCATCAAAATAAGAGAGATATCCTGTTTTCGTAAGAAAATCTCTTTCCTCTTCTGTTAATGCAGCAATAATCTCGCGTGTCAGATATTCCGAGGCGATTCCTCCGCCTGCCCGCAATAGCTGTCCGGAATATTTTCCGGCGGCTTTCGCAGCTGCCGCCAGCTGCAGTCCGCCAATCCATCCTTCCGCATAGCTGTTCAGCTGATTCAGTTCCTCTTCACTGTCCTCCAGCTTCATGGTCTTTTTTAGGAAATTAAGGCCTTCTTCCCTTGATAGCTGCATCTGTTTGCTGTCAATAAACAATAGTCTGCCAGCTACTGCCTGAGGTCCCAAATAAACCGGCGGATCCTCACGTGATAACAGAAAGAAATGAAAATTGGCAGGCATTGCTCCTATAAAAAATTCAAAGGTTTTAATAAGAGCAGCATCACGGATGCAATGGATATCATCAAGCACCATATAATAATCTTCTTCTGCCCATAACCTGTTGATTAGTGTAATGAGCAGATTTTCCATATGGGAGGCCTCGGAATTCATTCGCATCAATTGCAGAAGACTTCCATCCTCTTCTAAAAAGGAACTGACTGCGGCAGTAAAATAGAGCCAGAAGGAATATACATTGGTAACCGCAGCATCCAAGGACATCCAACATACCTTTTTCAGTTTTTTCTCCTGAAGAAAGGATGACAGTAACGTAGTCTTACCGGTTCCGGCTCCGCCGCTGATAAATGTTATATTCATGTCTGCACATAACGAAAGCTTATCAAACAAAGCCTGCCGCACAATATAGTTTTTACGCGGCGCAGGTATCTTTAGTTTTGTAGTCAGCAATAATATTTCCGATGAATGTTCCATAATTTCCTCTCTATATTCCGAGTATGAATGCTAACACTCCATACCAGAATGCTAACTACAGCGTGAAATGTTTTTACTGACATTTCATCTGTCTGTCTTTTATTTCTTTATTGTATTCCAGTCCAATGGCTTTGGCAAGCCCCTTCGCCCAGCAGGTTCGGTGTTCCTGCTATTTCACGTATTTAAACCTTAAAACCAAACCAGAAAAGGTCATTAGTACAACCGAAAAGGCTATAACATATAAAAGGCTCGTGCTATGCTGCCAAGGGGTTCCCTGTTCCAGATAATGAGCAAAATTCATTAGCTGTTTCTGGGGCAGCAGCTTAATGATCCGGTCAAGCATTGAATTATTCTTGCTGAATACATAGAAACTTCCTGCAAGCACTGAGGTCAATACGACAATGGAATTTCCCAGCATATTGGCATTATCGGGCTTTTTGATCAGTGTGTTCAAAAACATTGCAAAGGAAATGCTCAACAAACTGAGAACTACCAACAGACCTGCATATTCTAATAAGGTAAATCCGATTTCAAATCCACTTAATTCCAGTATAATAAGAAGGATAAATTCCGGCAGTACCATCGACAGACAATAAAAGCAATGGGCTAACAGATAACCAAGAAAGGAAACCGGTGCTGCTGCGATTCTCTTTAGCTGCCCCTGCTCTTTCTCCTCTGCAAAGGCAAAGAGATTGATAAAGGCTAACATTAACAGAAACATCATCATGAAACCTATGATATTGGTTCCCACCCCCCTGTCTGTTTTACCAGTATCTACAGGCGCCTGAGGGTTATTAAGAAACATCTGCAACATTTGTTGATAGTCCTTGTTCCTCAGTGTTTCAATTTGGTAGTTCCCCTTGTTATCAATGGTCACATAGGCGTCATATTTTTGCTTCACAAGTGCAGAATGAGGCGGTTTCTCTTTTAATACAACAACGCTCAGATTCTCTGTACTCTTTGGTAAAGTCTCATAAGGTCTCTCTGCAATCAGCACGATATGACCTTTCACCTGCCGTACTTCTGTCATATGTACTGCCAGTAACATGGAGCAAAGCGTAAAGATTGTATACAAAATCAGTGGCATAAGACGCGGAAGGGTTCGCAGGTAATTGTTTTTGATTATAGACAAAAAAGTCCTCATATATAGTCCTCCGTTCTGAAAAATAAGCGGCAGCCGAGTATCAGCAGCAGGGAAAGCAAGGCGGCACCAAGAAACACCGGCCAGAAAAACTCTAAGCTGTTATCACAGGAAATAGTAAAAAAAGCTTCGTTTAACCATTTTACCGGAGACAGCTTTGTAATAAATGCGAGAGTACTTCCCATCCCGTCAAGGGAAAAGAATGAGCCTCCCAAAAAACAAAGCAGACTGATCAGTGTACTGAGTAAGGAACTGGTGGTCTCTTCACAATGAAAGATACAACAGAAAAAGGCACCCAAGGACACTGACGTAAACTCCACCGGAGCCATTAATAAGAGAAAAAATACCGGATTGCTTCCCAGGCTGACCTGAAAGAGAGGGCACACTACCAGGAGCAGGAGCAAATGCAAGCTGTAATTAAACAGAAACGAGGACAGAATCTTCGAAAAATAAATCTGGAAGCTTCCTCCCGGAGAGTAAATTATGCGAAGGTTTGGACGTTTTATGTCACGCTCCATAAAACAATTGGATGCTGTCATGGCACCATTTAGCATACCATAAACCAACAGGGATACTGTGTAATACTGATAGGCATCTTTACTGTCCGCATAAATACCTCCACACAAGTATCCCATAATCAGGATCAAAAGTACCGAAAATACCGTATTATACCCAACCAGTACGGGATTTTTAAATAAATTCTGCAAATCCATTTTTAAGACGGTTAGAAAGTTATGCATTCTTGTTCTCCTCTCTCAATCCCGAAGTTTTCGGCCTGTCAGCTTTAAGAAAACCATCTCAAGACTGGCTGCTTCACTTGAAATATTTCGTATTTTTTCACCTCGATCACTTAAAAGAGAGATAATTCTATCAAGATTCTCAATTCCCTTCAGTGAGGTAATTTCGATGGTGTTACCCTCAATTTTTACGTTTTTCACACCTTCAATTGTAAAAAATTCATCATGTCCGGTTATACCATTTTCCTCAACTTCAATGGTATAACGTTTTTCGTTTTCAATCTCTTCCTTCAGACTTTCTTTGGTACCTTCAGCAATAATTGCACCATGATCCATGATAATGATACGGGAGGATATTGCTTCCACCTCTTCCATATAATGTGTGGTGTAAATAACTGTCATGCCCTGAGCCTGAAGTTCTTTAATGGAAGAAAGAATGTGGTTACGGCTTTGGGGATCAATCCCTACCGTCGGTTCATCCATGATGACAAGTTCCGGATGATGTGCTATGGCACAGGCGATATTAAGCCGTCTCTTCATGCCTCCTGAGAAAGTTTTCACCTTATCCTTTCTGCGTTCCTTAAGCCCTGCAAAATCAAGGGCTTCCTCAACTGCTGCTTTGAGCTTATTACCAGAAAGCCCGTAGAGAGATGCAAAGAAGCTTAAATTTCGCTCCGCACTTAATTCTTCGTATAAAGCGATTTCCTGGGGAACAATACCTATGGACTGTTTATAGCTGCGAAGCACTTTACTGATTGGAGCATCCTTAAAATATATGCTGCCTTCGTCACTTCCCAATGCCGCAGTAAGAATGTTAATGGTTGTACTTTTACCCGCACCATTAGGACCAAGAATACAGAGCACCTCACCTTTGTGAACCTCAAAGTTGATTCCTTTCAGGACATTATTTTCTTTAAAGTTTTTTTTCAGATTTCTGACTGACATTATGTTTTTCATTGAGTCATCTCCTTTATTTTTATCCTAAAGTTAGGATACCGGATTTAAGGAATAAAAAAATCAACCCTTCGGTTGATTTTTGTGGTTGATTTTTTTAAGCCTGTACTAAATAAATCCCTTATATTATATTCTAATTCTCTATTAGCTAATTATAAGCTGTTATCTGTTCCTGCATAATTGGTCGTCTTCACCTAATATCTAAATCATAGACTCTATTTAAATCAGACAAATACTTATCTCATGCCTGTAACTCAATGGTTCTCTCATATCCCTTTTCATTAAGAGAAACCTTCGGTACCTTGCTGTAAATCATGTATCTTCCACAAACTCAGGAAGCAGCTTCTCATTATTATCCGCCCTTTTCTATCATTATTCTACCATATTTGATCAGAACTAAATTGGTCTATTGTAGCAAATCCTCAAAATTCGTTGCTGTTCTTGAAACCTTCTTTCACAGGCAGTAACTTTGTATTCTTAGCCAAAAACATTTCTATCCTATTACAATTAGTTTAACTAATAACTTTTCAATGACTATGTTTTCTTTATCAAAATGTAATAAATTGTAATTGACATCCAAATGGATGGATGCTATAATTTAATCATGATTAAATCACAGTTAAACTCGGAGGTATCCTATTGAAGTTATTGCCAAATGCAATCTCGTTTTCCAGAATCGCGTTATCCCTGCTCATGTTACTGATAACACCAGCCTCCGCTTTGTTTTTGATAATTTATCTCCTCTGCGGATTAAGTGACATCGCAGACGGATACATTGCACGCCATTACCGTATGCAAACCAATTTCGGTGCCAAACTGGACAGTCTTGCCGATTTTATTTTTTGGATCATTGTTTTTTATATATTGATATTTCGCACGAATTTTGCAATTGACCTGTTCATTTTAAGCATTTCACTCATTGTTGCTGCCGTCAGATTGATTAATTTTATTATTACACGGAATAAATTTAAACAGTGGGCAATGATGCATACACTCGGAAATAAGCTTACCGGCTTGGTTCTGTTTCTTGTGTTTCCCCTTTGGGTCTATTTTGGCGTCGTTCCCTATGTGCTTGCAATAATACCCCTCCTCTCCTCCCTGGAAGAAGGAATAATCCTATTAACCACAGAGTCTTATGATGTAAATAGAAAAAGTATCTATCAGTCAAAAGAGAACGCTGACATAATTCGAAACCTTAAATAAAAATACTTATAGGAAAGAAGGAACGTAAAATGAATGAAAATGCAGGTGCAAAAGAGCGGATTATGGAGGTAGTGGTAAAGCTTTTACAAGAACAAAAGGACATAGACAAGATAACCAACAGACAAATTGCTGAAATGGCCGGTGTGAACAGCGCGCTGATCAATTATTATTATCAGTCAAAAGAAAATCTTGTTAACATTGCCGTTGGCTACTGTATGGAGGATATAGCAGAGACTATTCTTAAAAAGTCAACGGATGAAAAGCATCCGGTTTACCGGGTCAAAAATCTGGTAAAAGCCATCTCCGGATTCGCTTTCAGTAATTACACCTTTGCAGAAATTGCTTTTTCCTCGGAATTAAAACATGGGAGTATTAATACCATTCAAATTATTATTCCATTACTAAAAGAGATCTTCGGAGATAAAAAGACTGATACCGAGTTAAAATTAATGGCATTTCAACTTATCATTCCGATGCAGGTCATGTTTTTAAATGCCACTGAATACGCTAATTATTTATATTATGATATTTGGGATACCAATTCCAGAAATGAATTACTGGATAAGTTAGTGAATAACATCTTTGATAATTCCTACGAAGATTTGGTATTAAAGCAAGAATTGACATTGAAGTAAGCTTTGGCGTTGAAGTATGCTTTGGCATTGAAATATGCTTTAGCATTGAAGTATGCTTTAGAATTGAAGTATGCTTTGGCATTGAAATATGCTTTAGCATTGAAGTATGCTTTAACATTGAAGTATGCTTTGGCATTGAAATATGCTTTAGCACAGGCTTGACTGCAGCGACACTTGTAATTTATAAAGACTTATTTATACTGCCAGGATAATGAACCATGTTAGTTATGATAGAGATGCACCTGCACTCTATATGCTCCTCAAAAACGAGCATACTTATGCTCATTCTAAGCTTTTTCATCAAACTTTGTACCGCCCTGAGCGGAGAATTGGAGGAAATAATGAAAATTGAAGTGAGGTATTTTACGAAAACAGGTCATACGAAGAAACTTGCAGAAGGTATTGCAAAAGAATTAGGCATTGCTGCAAAATCTATTTCGGAACCGGTGGAGGGGAATGTTGAGGTATTATTTTTAGGTGAGGGCTTATACAGCTTTGATATAGATCCGGAAATGAAAGCCTTTATTAAGACCTTAAACCCTTCAACCGTTAAAGAAGTCGTTGTCTTTAGTTCCGGTTCCTTTGGAAACGCATATGCTCCCATGAAGAGAGAACTGTCTGCACAAGGACTAAAGGTGTCCTCCCAGGAATTTCACTGTAAAGGCGCCTTGGGATTTATGCACAAGAACCGCCCCAACGATAAGGATGTGAACAATGCAGCTGTATTTGCCAAAACAATATCCGGAAAATTAGGAGCTTAATTTTATGGGTGATGTGAAAAAGAAAAAACTTAAGAAAGCTGCCTTTGTAATAGTGGTATCTATCGTAATTATTGGTTTAGGAAGTTTAGCCGGTATACAGTATGTTACAAGTGCAGGTAATGTAAAACATAAAAGTAACGAAACCCTACTGTCCTCCCAGGGTAGCAGCCAATCCGCATTTGTAATCTACCAGCCAGGCCGGTCAGAGTTCGCCAAAGACATAGCTTATAATCTTGCAAAAGGTTTAAATGATTCCGGATACGAAGTAACCATAAATTATCCTGGGGAATTTTTACCTTCTGATTTGGGAAATTATGATATCATTGTACTGGGAACCACTGTTTACAACGGTAAATTTTCACCGGTACTTGGTGACTATGTATCGGGTATTAAAAATATTGACAATAGTAAGGTTTTGATCTATTCTACTGGCATGATGACTGATAATACCTCGGAATTGGACGGATTAAGCAAACTTCTGTACCGGAAAGCAGATTACCTGGAGAAATTCTATTCCAATGAACAAGAGACTGAAGTCCAAAGGGCCTATGAGTTCGGCTCTTCATTAGGTGAACCCTGATGAAGGGCTTCATGAAGAAATATGGTGCCAATGCTCTTACGGTGTTGCGAGTACTGTGTACGCCTCTAATACTATTTGTCACAAATAAACTGTTGAGCGGAATTCACACCCAGGTGGTAGAAGTTTTTATACTTTTTGCCTTTTTATATTTTGTTATATGCTCCAGTGATTACTTTGATGGAAAAATCGCAAGAAAATATGGTATTGTGTCCCGATTCGGTGCTATACTTGATTTGGCTGCAGATTTTTCCTTTGTAGTGTTCATGCACATTGTTATGATACTGCATGGGATAATTCCAGCCTGGTTTATGATTGTAATTATAGACCGTTTTTTCAATTTCATTATTACCTCTAAGATTGAAAACGATTGGGCGGGCCAGAGCTTTCATCCAAGATTTGATAACCTTGGTAAATATATATCAGCCGTTATGTATATTATGCCGTTTATCATGGGCGTCGATTACTGCTTTTTCGGTCATGAATTATTTATTACCAATGGATTGGTATACGGCATTGCCGGAATATCCGTCATCACTTCCTATTCAAGAATAAGAAATATAAAATCAGCAATTGCCCCAAAGGCTAACGATGTAAATAAAAGTTTGTAATAGATACAAAACAGCTGCGGGAAAACCTGGCACGTAGTTCTCAAGGGGGAGAATCGTTAGAAAGGAAACCTATATTATCTGATGAACCACTATTCACTGTTAACGAATTATATTACACTCTTTTTAAGCCTCTTTGTATCTTTACATATTTACATAAAGTACATAGGAAAGCTTGAATTAAAAAGTAATCCCCCCTTTGAAGCGGCTGCTTATGTTATCTTAATCTTATTAGGTACAATCCCTTTGTTATTCCATACGAATTCTTCACGTTTTCTAAAACTAATCCTTTTGCTATTTATTGTTATAACCACTATTCGTAATCATGCCCCGTTGCCCCTGTTAAATGGACTGGGTATCATATATACTATTTCAATTCCTTTTGACTGGTTTTCTTCATATTTAGGCTGGTTATATATTCCCTTGCTCAGCATTACAGTAATGGTTTACGTATTTGTGTCCATCTTGCTAATAGATAATAACATCTCGACCCTGATTAAATTCTTATTCCTTTCCGCTTTTATCCTTGAAATCATAATCCTTATGAATCTAAAATTTACGTCAGCCGGAATGTATAGACCCAAAGAAGGTTTTATCGCAGAAATCTTTGTATTGTTTAATATTCTGGAGGCTCTTTTATATGAAGCGTACATAAAACTACGAAAAAAAGATGCTCTTATTCTTTTTCTTAATCAAAAAAAGCTGGTATTAGCTAAAATATACACTACAAAGGAAGA from Anaerocolumna sp. AGMB13020 encodes the following:
- a CDS encoding LuxR C-terminal-related transcriptional regulator, with the translated sequence MEHSSEILLLTTKLKIPAPRKNYIVRQALFDKLSLCADMNITFISGGAGTGKTTLLSSFLQEKKLKKVCWMSLDAAVTNVYSFWLYFTAAVSSFLEEDGSLLQLMRMNSEASHMENLLITLINRLWAEEDYYMVLDDIHCIRDAALIKTFEFFIGAMPANFHFFLLSREDPPVYLGPQAVAGRLLFIDSKQMQLSREEGLNFLKKTMKLEDSEEELNQLNSYAEGWIGGLQLAAAAKAAGKYSGQLLRAGGGIASEYLTREIIAALTEEERDFLTKTGYLSYFDAEICSKLFPNFAEPEFKQMMEGLIEKNLFVICLDDERGVYRYHNILSEYLTQQFHSLSEEQKARLYQTTAQAFLEKGDYEEALREYCEAGNYPEALRVARLMEGKLEAWNYLNQVPLELLAKDADLTAQCFIYNIGNLNLERCRMIYDKYRELYGDSDLFNIVSFAEVYFKQGDGVLPQYTALTAEQIEHIPFGPVAKAMLLIENAAALVEVMKYEEAEKCILKGLKTADSNAFISFFAYNQLGQVYEEVGRLNDSLLCYAKSKEKLKSLEMLMCVETNYHFGLAGVYLRRMELDKAKDILEQARVLLEKQHIRIDLTDITLIYHLAEMSFLCGENDTAASYVENMISEYSNYSILTLARLIYELECTEKLSDILGNNFLKELETAENYRIQPFMRILRARLLFKRGETEEAFQETDDVLTFSRLQHNKLRLVEAGIVKIYMLLQGENKTGSQREINNLLLEALHYAREDRILMPFYLDRKTLLPVLRELSAQAGKRNLMSPQEMEFLRDTIGICEGQGLETSKSELLSAREYEVLKELAKGITNREIAEKLCISQATVKTHVLSIYGKLGVSSRMLAVDKGRKDGLI
- a CDS encoding ABC transporter permease, with the protein product MRTFLSIIKNNYLRTLPRLMPLILYTIFTLCSMLLAVHMTEVRQVKGHIVLIAERPYETLPKSTENLSVVVLKEKPPHSALVKQKYDAYVTIDNKGNYQIETLRNKDYQQMLQMFLNNPQAPVDTGKTDRGVGTNIIGFMMMFLLMLAFINLFAFAEEKEQGQLKRIAAAPVSFLGYLLAHCFYCLSMVLPEFILLIILELSGFEIGFTLLEYAGLLVVLSLLSISFAMFLNTLIKKPDNANMLGNSIVVLTSVLAGSFYVFSKNNSMLDRIIKLLPQKQLMNFAHYLEQGTPWQHSTSLLYVIAFSVVLMTFSGLVLRFKYVK
- a CDS encoding ABC transporter permease, translating into MHNFLTVLKMDLQNLFKNPVLVGYNTVFSVLLILIMGYLCGGIYADSKDAYQYYTVSLLVYGMLNGAMTASNCFMERDIKRPNLRIIYSPGGSFQIYFSKILSSFLFNYSLHLLLLLVVCPLFQVSLGSNPVFFLLLMAPVEFTSVSLGAFFCCIFHCEETTSSLLSTLISLLCFLGGSFFSLDGMGSTLAFITKLSPVKWLNEAFFTISCDNSLEFFWPVFLGAALLSLLLILGCRLFFRTEDYI
- a CDS encoding ABC transporter ATP-binding protein, whose amino-acid sequence is MKNIMSVRNLKKNFKENNVLKGINFEVHKGEVLCILGPNGAGKSTTINILTAALGSDEGSIYFKDAPISKVLRSYKQSIGIVPQEIALYEELSAERNLSFFASLYGLSGNKLKAAVEEALDFAGLKERRKDKVKTFSGGMKRRLNIACAIAHHPELVIMDEPTVGIDPQSRNHILSSIKELQAQGMTVIYTTHYMEEVEAISSRIIIMDHGAIIAEGTKESLKEEIENEKRYTIEVEENGITGHDEFFTIEGVKNVKIEGNTIEITSLKGIENLDRIISLLSDRGEKIRNISSEAASLEMVFLKLTGRKLRD
- a CDS encoding CDP-alcohol phosphatidyltransferase family protein — its product is MKLLPNAISFSRIALSLLMLLITPASALFLIIYLLCGLSDIADGYIARHYRMQTNFGAKLDSLADFIFWIIVFYILIFRTNFAIDLFILSISLIVAAVRLINFIITRNKFKQWAMMHTLGNKLTGLVLFLVFPLWVYFGVVPYVLAIIPLLSSLEEGIILLTTESYDVNRKSIYQSKENADIIRNLK
- a CDS encoding TetR/AcrR family transcriptional regulator, with product MNENAGAKERIMEVVVKLLQEQKDIDKITNRQIAEMAGVNSALINYYYQSKENLVNIAVGYCMEDIAETILKKSTDEKHPVYRVKNLVKAISGFAFSNYTFAEIAFSSELKHGSINTIQIIIPLLKEIFGDKKTDTELKLMAFQLIIPMQVMFLNATEYANYLYYDIWDTNSRNELLDKLVNNIFDNSYEDLVLKQELTLK
- a CDS encoding flavodoxin; amino-acid sequence: MKIEVRYFTKTGHTKKLAEGIAKELGIAAKSISEPVEGNVEVLFLGEGLYSFDIDPEMKAFIKTLNPSTVKEVVVFSSGSFGNAYAPMKRELSAQGLKVSSQEFHCKGALGFMHKNRPNDKDVNNAAVFAKTISGKLGA
- a CDS encoding flavodoxin family protein codes for the protein MGDVKKKKLKKAAFVIVVSIVIIGLGSLAGIQYVTSAGNVKHKSNETLLSSQGSSQSAFVIYQPGRSEFAKDIAYNLAKGLNDSGYEVTINYPGEFLPSDLGNYDIIVLGTTVYNGKFSPVLGDYVSGIKNIDNSKVLIYSTGMMTDNTSELDGLSKLLYRKADYLEKFYSNEQETEVQRAYEFGSSLGEP
- a CDS encoding CDP-alcohol phosphatidyltransferase family protein; protein product: MKKYGANALTVLRVLCTPLILFVTNKLLSGIHTQVVEVFILFAFLYFVICSSDYFDGKIARKYGIVSRFGAILDLAADFSFVVFMHIVMILHGIIPAWFMIVIIDRFFNFIITSKIENDWAGQSFHPRFDNLGKYISAVMYIMPFIMGVDYCFFGHELFITNGLVYGIAGISVITSYSRIRNIKSAIAPKANDVNKSL